The following are from one region of the Nostoc cf. commune SO-36 genome:
- a CDS encoding tetratricopeptide repeat protein, producing the protein MSQTRNRWIVQVILALAILAFVGVSVIPIIGAFNDTPPSNQNTASTRGSLTSADQKSKLEDEVRGYEQVLQREPENQTALKGLLQARLQLLSQKEKSEVKPADIQVVIEPLEKLAKLNPEQSEYSVLLAQAKQQIGDREGAAQAYRSILSTKPGDLKALQGMVALLISQQRPEAAIGLLQETLSNAAQANTIQPGSVDTVAVQVLLGSVHASQKRYAQASSVYDEAIKKDPKDFRPVVAKAMLLKQQGKDADAKPLFDSAAALAPAQYRDEINKAATVSPIPSPAASSSPSLESKPK; encoded by the coding sequence GTGTCTCAAACACGCAATCGCTGGATAGTTCAAGTCATCTTGGCGCTGGCAATTCTTGCTTTTGTGGGTGTTTCGGTGATTCCCATCATTGGAGCATTTAATGATACGCCACCCTCAAATCAGAATACTGCTAGCACCAGAGGCAGTTTGACTTCCGCTGACCAAAAATCAAAGCTGGAAGACGAAGTACGGGGTTATGAACAGGTTTTGCAACGGGAACCAGAAAATCAGACTGCGCTTAAGGGACTATTACAGGCGCGGCTGCAACTACTGAGTCAAAAAGAAAAAAGTGAGGTTAAACCAGCTGATATCCAAGTTGTGATTGAACCTCTAGAAAAGCTAGCCAAACTGAATCCTGAACAATCAGAATATTCAGTGCTACTAGCTCAAGCCAAACAGCAAATTGGCGATCGCGAAGGAGCCGCTCAAGCTTATCGCTCGATTTTGTCTACAAAACCAGGCGATTTGAAGGCTTTGCAAGGAATGGTGGCTCTGTTGATTAGTCAGCAACGCCCGGAAGCAGCCATTGGTTTGTTGCAAGAAACCCTTTCTAATGCAGCCCAAGCAAATACAATTCAGCCTGGAAGTGTCGATACAGTAGCCGTGCAGGTACTATTAGGTTCTGTTCACGCTTCCCAGAAACGCTACGCTCAAGCTAGCTCTGTATATGACGAGGCAATTAAGAAAGATCCCAAGGATTTTCGCCCGGTTGTGGCAAAAGCCATGCTCCTAAAACAACAGGGCAAAGATGCAGATGCAAAACCTTTGTTTGATAGTGCCGCAGCTTTAGCACCTGCTCAGTACAGAGACGAAATTAATAAGGCAGCAACAGTTTCTCCTATTCCTAGTCCTGCTGCATCTTCCTCGCCTTCACTCGAAAGTAAGCCTAAATGA